In Verrucomicrobiia bacterium, the genomic window ATGGTAAACTCGCATGCCTAACTGACAAGACATTTCTTAATTATTTTAAAAAGTATAACGGATTCTTAAAGATACTAATCTATAGATGTCTAATATTAGTGCGCCTTACGACCGTTAGAGCGTAATATGGCCGCTCTATATAACAATAATAAGACATTTTTTTCTGAGGGTCTTCTCATGGGGATGAGTTAAGGAAATACCCCTTTACCGGACACGATAGTGTCCGGAAATGTTTTTGATCTGCTCGCCAAGCCAGTCTCGGGAGCATTATGATTTAATACATTTGACTATCCTCGCCCCTCCATCCGCGCTCGGTTTTTTCAAACAGAAGCATGCCTTTATGTTACCCAGAGCGTCATTTCTTATTTCATCTAAGGTTGAAAGACATACCTGATTGGGTAAGTGTCGGACATCAAGAAGTTGTTTGGCCGTGTTATTACGCCGCTCGTGATTTAAGAGCACGATAAGCAGCCGAAAGGGAAATTGCTTAAAATCGCTGCGTTTGCCTCCGCACTTTACGGCAAAGTCGCCGGACGTGTAATGACTAGAGTAGTCGGCGACGCGTCTCACAAGTTTGTCCTGGCTTTCAGTGCTGCGGTCAACTTCCAAAAAGAACACCCGTTCCGACAACCCTTCGGATTCCTTTTCGTGAATGCGAATGAATCCGTCCGGCTTTACGAGCGGAGTTTTACTTCCCGATCCAGGCCGATTTGGCTCAAACTGGCAGAGGAGCGGCCACGTTATAAATTCTGCGACTGAAAAGCGCGGATGTTTCTGAAGTGCTATATGAAAGGCGGCTTTTACATCCATCACGTCAATCTCGTGTGCCACGGTCGAA contains:
- a CDS encoding replication-relaxation family protein — encoded protein: MKFDGIQITPRDLDFLQSLFESRIMTSLQVAHLHFEGSREAAKKRVQKLKAARLIAERERAVTEKSVLFLLKKGIQTLAESGRLEMYPHMPLRSLERRADVGDSTVAHEIDVMDVKAAFHIALQKHPRFSVAEFITWPLLCQFEPNRPGSGSKTPLVKPDGFIRIHEKESEGLSERVFFLEVDRSTESQDKLVRRVADYSSHYTSGDFAVKCGGKRSDFKQFPFRLLIVLLNHERRNNTAKQLLDVRHLPNQVCLSTLDEIRNDALGNIKACFCLKKPSADGGARIVKCIKS